One genomic segment of Salinigranum rubrum includes these proteins:
- a CDS encoding xanthine dehydrogenase family protein molybdopterin-binding subunit, translating into MSRAETESAGDTSPKSERESYTGQSVKRVEDYDILTGRAEYIHDITPPDCLHMALVRSVHPHARIEEVDVSRALDHPDCELVITGEDVKRDYNPMPAGLEGFEEWSLPTDKVRYAGEPVAAVVASDRYAAEDIADRVVIDYEKLDAVADAMDARRDENVIHEDIGTNVPDAERFEFGSPAQAFEEADHVVEGEYSWGRISGVPLETAGVVAEYDPEKDAFDIDCNIQLHTLVDDTVYDTLGYPPEKVRLNVPADVGGSYGTKIAIHRYCCLAAMASQYLDGKPIKFVEDRVENLQGGDMHSSERDYRVKLAVDDDGTIRGLDVWFIDDFGAYPRYPVNQVLKPLAALTNAYHIEDVAYEYELALTNKTCQTAYRGFGVPSHLYALEMLVDEAARELGMDPVEFKRQNLIGPEEMPYVLPSKNIYDSGDFPAAFDRIVDIVDEEERVEGGLLDPEVVNERREEGYIRAVSPSIHVEPGVSGSDWTDRQRTDRSTLDDRDRDDVAELPEHLRGRVSDDGSVEAFIATDSQGQGHRTLVAQLLADALELTPDDVEVSYLDSVEAPTEYGTAASRMAVMLSGASEGLGELLKTNLRELGAREFDCAVEDVVYRDGAVEHVETRERLDLADLVARDSEREYTAVAYDYQHPASVREEFDEALTGKLPVYPTAAFAANAPVIEVDTRTGQVEILKFYTLRDCGTRLNPMIVDGQAMGGLAQGIGAALYEEFGYADDGQPQAITLFDYLLPSVKNMPDLELYHQETPSPYTATGAKGTGEGGMIDGPAAIASSLNAALAEFDIVVDQIPATGHRVRRWLREAGVESGVSR; encoded by the coding sequence ATGTCCCGCGCCGAGACCGAGTCCGCGGGCGACACGAGTCCGAAGAGCGAACGCGAGTCGTACACCGGCCAGTCGGTCAAGCGCGTGGAGGACTACGACATCCTCACGGGACGCGCGGAGTACATCCACGACATCACGCCCCCCGACTGCCTCCACATGGCGCTCGTCCGCAGCGTCCACCCCCACGCCCGCATCGAAGAGGTCGACGTCTCGCGGGCGCTGGACCACCCCGACTGCGAACTCGTCATCACCGGCGAGGACGTGAAACGAGACTACAACCCGATGCCCGCCGGCCTCGAAGGGTTCGAGGAGTGGTCGCTCCCCACGGACAAGGTGCGGTACGCGGGCGAACCCGTCGCCGCCGTCGTCGCCTCCGACAGGTACGCCGCCGAGGACATCGCCGACCGCGTCGTGATCGACTACGAGAAACTCGACGCCGTCGCGGACGCGATGGACGCGCGACGGGACGAGAACGTCATCCACGAGGACATCGGCACGAACGTCCCCGACGCGGAGCGGTTCGAGTTCGGCTCTCCTGCCCAAGCGTTCGAGGAGGCCGACCACGTCGTCGAGGGCGAGTACTCGTGGGGACGTATCTCGGGCGTCCCCCTGGAGACGGCGGGCGTCGTCGCGGAGTACGACCCGGAGAAGGACGCGTTCGACATCGACTGCAACATCCAGCTACACACGCTCGTCGACGACACCGTCTACGACACGCTCGGCTATCCGCCCGAGAAGGTCCGGCTGAACGTTCCGGCCGACGTGGGCGGGAGCTACGGGACGAAGATCGCCATCCACCGCTACTGCTGTCTGGCGGCGATGGCGTCGCAGTACCTGGATGGAAAGCCGATAAAGTTCGTCGAGGACCGCGTCGAGAACCTCCAGGGGGGCGACATGCACTCCTCGGAGCGCGACTACCGGGTGAAGTTAGCCGTCGACGACGACGGTACGATTCGGGGACTGGACGTCTGGTTCATCGATGACTTCGGCGCCTACCCACGCTACCCGGTGAACCAGGTCCTCAAACCGCTCGCCGCGCTGACGAACGCCTACCACATCGAGGACGTGGCCTACGAGTACGAACTCGCGCTGACGAACAAGACGTGCCAGACGGCCTACAGGGGGTTCGGCGTGCCGTCTCATCTCTACGCTCTGGAGATGCTCGTCGACGAGGCGGCCCGGGAGTTGGGAATGGACCCCGTCGAGTTCAAGCGGCAGAACCTCATCGGGCCGGAGGAGATGCCGTACGTCCTGCCCTCGAAGAACATCTACGACTCGGGTGACTTCCCCGCCGCCTTCGACCGCATCGTCGACATCGTCGACGAGGAGGAGCGCGTCGAGGGCGGACTGCTCGACCCCGAGGTCGTCAACGAGCGCCGCGAGGAGGGGTACATCCGCGCGGTTTCCCCATCGATTCACGTCGAACCCGGCGTGTCGGGGTCGGACTGGACCGACCGCCAGCGCACCGACCGTTCGACGCTCGACGACCGTGACCGCGACGACGTGGCCGAACTTCCGGAGCACCTCAGAGGGAGGGTCAGCGACGACGGGAGCGTCGAGGCGTTCATCGCCACCGACTCGCAGGGACAGGGCCACCGGACCCTCGTGGCGCAACTTCTGGCCGACGCCCTCGAACTCACTCCCGACGACGTCGAGGTGTCGTACCTCGACAGCGTCGAGGCTCCGACGGAGTACGGAACGGCCGCCTCGCGGATGGCCGTGATGCTCTCGGGCGCGTCGGAGGGCCTGGGCGAGTTGCTGAAGACGAACCTCCGCGAACTCGGCGCGCGCGAGTTCGACTGCGCAGTGGAAGACGTCGTCTACCGCGACGGGGCGGTCGAACACGTCGAGACGCGCGAGCGACTCGACCTCGCGGACCTGGTCGCCCGCGACTCCGAGCGCGAGTACACCGCCGTCGCGTACGACTACCAGCACCCCGCCTCGGTGCGCGAGGAGTTCGACGAGGCCCTCACTGGAAAGCTCCCGGTCTACCCGACCGCGGCGTTCGCGGCGAACGCGCCCGTCATCGAGGTGGACACCCGAACCGGACAGGTCGAAATCCTGAAGTTCTACACCTTACGCGACTGCGGGACCAGACTGAACCCGATGATCGTCGACGGGCAGGCGATGGGCGGGCTCGCCCAGGGCATCGGCGCCGCGCTGTACGAGGAGTTCGGCTACGCCGACGACGGCCAGCCACAGGCCATCACGCTGTTCGACTACCTCCTCCCCTCGGTGAAGAACATGCCAGACCTCGAACTGTACCACCAGGAGACGCCGTCGCCGTACACGGCCACCGGCGCGAAGGGGACGGGCGAGGGCGGGATGATAGACGGCCCCGCCGCCATCGCCTCCTCGCTCAACGCCGCGCTCGCGGAGTTCGACATCGTGGTCGACCAGATTCCCGCGACGGGTCACCGGGTCCGCCGCTGGCTCCGCGAGGCCGGCGTCGAGTCGGGGGTGAGCCGATGA
- a CDS encoding FAD binding domain-containing protein yields the protein MKPTQFEYDRPESMDEALELLEEHLDAELLAGNQSLGIIMANRFASPERLVDINRLDDLAFVDIGEDEVEIGAMTRHRTLERHDDLRAVLEVLPEAAEQIAGPAVRNRGTMGGSVAEADPAGNYPTVLSALGGELHVASVEGERTIPADDYFIGYMFTDLEENELITSVSFPANRFPSGGAEVRSSNSSAGRRRGRP from the coding sequence ATGAAGCCGACCCAGTTCGAGTACGACCGTCCCGAATCGATGGACGAGGCGCTCGAACTCTTAGAGGAACACCTCGACGCCGAACTCCTCGCCGGCAACCAGTCGCTCGGCATCATCATGGCGAACCGCTTCGCCTCGCCCGAGCGACTCGTCGACATCAACCGCCTCGACGACCTCGCGTTCGTCGACATCGGCGAGGACGAGGTCGAAATCGGCGCGATGACGCGCCACCGCACCCTCGAACGACACGACGACCTCCGGGCGGTCCTCGAAGTGCTCCCCGAGGCCGCAGAACAGATCGCCGGCCCGGCCGTGCGGAACCGGGGGACGATGGGCGGGAGCGTCGCGGAGGCGGACCCCGCCGGCAACTACCCGACCGTGCTGTCGGCGCTCGGTGGCGAACTCCACGTCGCCTCCGTCGAAGGCGAGCGGACCATCCCCGCCGACGACTACTTCATCGGGTACATGTTCACCGACTTAGAGGAGAACGAACTCATCACGAGCGTCTCCTTCCCCGCGAACCGTTTCCCGTCGGGAGGAGCGGAAGTGCGTTCGTCGAACTCAAGCGCGGGGCGCAGACGTGGCCGACCGTGA
- a CDS encoding FAD binding domain-containing protein, whose translation MSAASAVRVDDPSADEPLVETARLAVGNAAGIPLRIDDALDELVGEPLSDDALESVAETVRADADPTDEMHADPEYKTEMAGEYAVRSLRTSYERACAGGN comes from the coding sequence GTGAGCGCCGCCTCCGCGGTTCGCGTCGACGACCCCTCCGCCGACGAGCCGCTCGTCGAGACGGCGCGCCTCGCCGTCGGCAACGCGGCCGGCATCCCCCTTCGCATCGACGACGCGCTCGACGAACTGGTGGGTGAACCCCTCTCCGACGACGCGCTCGAATCAGTGGCAGAGACGGTCCGCGCCGACGCCGACCCGACCGACGAGATGCACGCCGACCCCGAGTACAAGACGGAGATGGCCGGCGAGTACGCCGTCCGTTCCCTCCGAACGTCGTACGAGCGGGCCTGTGCGGGCGGGAACTGA
- a CDS encoding CocE/NonD family hydrolase, with product MVSQPEYEVHADLDVMIETRDGTRLATDIYRPADPDTREPVDEPFPVLLDRTPYGKRGAQSRHGEWYASRGYVVAIQDVRGRFDSEGEFYICATEAEDGADTVEWLADQAFCDGQVATLGTSYGAWVQNALATQDPDGLSGMFVNMGAANARKATFRHNGAFELRWLCWAFTLGAGFAHESLADPEVQQTFADVDVRDVLEDWPPRRGETALAELPDYDEWAFDIMETGSASDDLWQNPGVNFERYYDESADVPTVYSGGWYDSYTKATCDNFVGLSERKDADHYLVVGPWTHLARLPGGHDHSDTLLYPPLTWEVPTAGDLAFGEQAVKKYRETRLRFFDQYLKGEDAFADEPTVQYFLMGTGDGRKTDEGLLFHGGEWRSAEEWPPAETEFTRYYAHADGTLAPEEPDRKESSTSYEFDPLDPVPSVGGNSSSYLTYEPRDESVRAYPLGDRKLIDFVGRGPFDQREHDWVWGSEERSSSENGAEPHEEGSGEPLEERDDVLTFRTPPLEEDVVIAGPIRVRVYGETDAKDTDFTAKLIDEYPASEDYPDGYALNLCDSICRGRYRGYRDEADFITPGEVYEYYMEPYPTANVFEEGHRIRLDVSSSNFPRYDVNHNTGEALYGGADDSEPVVATNTVHHSAEYPTHVELPLQPR from the coding sequence ATGGTCTCACAACCGGAGTACGAGGTCCACGCCGACCTCGACGTGATGATCGAGACGCGTGACGGGACGCGACTCGCGACGGACATCTATCGGCCTGCGGACCCCGACACCCGAGAGCCAGTCGACGAACCGTTCCCCGTCCTCTTGGACCGGACCCCCTACGGCAAGCGCGGCGCACAGAGCCGCCACGGCGAGTGGTACGCCTCTCGGGGGTACGTCGTCGCCATCCAGGACGTACGTGGGAGATTCGACAGCGAGGGGGAGTTCTACATCTGCGCGACGGAGGCCGAAGACGGCGCGGACACGGTCGAGTGGCTCGCCGACCAGGCGTTCTGCGACGGGCAGGTCGCCACTCTCGGCACCTCCTACGGCGCCTGGGTTCAGAACGCCCTCGCCACGCAGGACCCCGACGGTCTGAGCGGGATGTTCGTCAACATGGGCGCGGCCAACGCCCGCAAGGCGACGTTCCGCCACAACGGCGCCTTCGAACTCCGGTGGCTCTGCTGGGCGTTCACCCTGGGCGCGGGCTTCGCTCACGAGTCGCTCGCGGACCCCGAGGTGCAGCAGACGTTCGCCGACGTGGACGTCCGGGACGTGCTGGAAGACTGGCCGCCCCGCCGCGGTGAGACGGCGCTTGCCGAACTCCCCGACTACGACGAGTGGGCGTTCGACATCATGGAGACGGGGAGCGCGAGCGACGACCTCTGGCAGAACCCCGGCGTCAACTTCGAGCGCTACTACGACGAGTCGGCGGACGTTCCGACGGTCTACTCGGGCGGCTGGTACGACTCGTACACGAAGGCGACCTGCGACAACTTCGTCGGGTTGAGCGAGCGGAAAGACGCGGACCACTACCTCGTCGTCGGCCCGTGGACCCACCTCGCGCGCCTCCCCGGCGGCCACGACCACTCCGACACCCTGCTGTACCCGCCGCTGACGTGGGAGGTTCCGACCGCCGGCGACCTGGCGTTCGGCGAGCAGGCGGTGAAGAAGTACCGCGAGACCCGCCTCCGCTTCTTCGACCAGTACCTCAAGGGCGAGGACGCCTTCGCCGACGAACCGACCGTCCAGTACTTCCTGATGGGGACGGGCGACGGGCGGAAGACCGATGAGGGCCTGCTCTTTCACGGCGGCGAGTGGCGTTCCGCCGAGGAGTGGCCGCCCGCGGAGACGGAGTTCACGCGCTACTACGCCCACGCGGACGGAACGCTCGCGCCCGAGGAGCCTGATCGAAAAGAGTCGTCGACGAGCTACGAGTTCGACCCCCTCGACCCCGTTCCCTCCGTGGGCGGGAACTCCTCGTCGTACCTCACGTACGAACCGCGCGACGAGTCGGTGCGCGCGTATCCGCTCGGGGACCGGAAACTCATCGACTTCGTCGGCAGGGGCCCGTTCGACCAGCGCGAGCACGACTGGGTGTGGGGCAGCGAGGAACGGAGTTCCTCGGAAAATGGGGCGGAGCCGCACGAAGAGGGCAGTGGCGAACCCTTAGAGGAACGCGACGACGTGCTCACCTTCCGGACACCGCCCCTCGAAGAGGACGTCGTTATCGCCGGCCCCATCCGCGTGCGCGTCTACGGCGAAACCGACGCGAAGGACACCGACTTCACCGCGAAGCTCATCGACGAGTACCCCGCGAGCGAGGACTACCCCGACGGCTACGCGCTGAACCTCTGTGACTCCATCTGCCGCGGGCGGTATCGCGGCTACCGCGACGAGGCCGATTTCATCACTCCCGGCGAGGTGTACGAGTACTACATGGAGCCGTACCCGACGGCGAACGTGTTCGAGGAGGGACACCGCATCCGACTCGACGTCTCCTCGTCGAACTTCCCGCGCTACGACGTCAACCACAACACCGGGGAGGCGCTGTACGGTGGCGCGGACGACTCGGAGCCGGTGGTGGCGACGAACACCGTCCACCACAGCGCCGAGTATCCAACACACGTCGAACTGCCGCTCCAGCCGCGCTAG
- a CDS encoding uracil-xanthine permease family protein — MSDAAGEGAHGSSSSSMVEYGIDDKPPLGQSVLLGVQHWLTMVGSTIAIPLVLAGAVGFDPANTAQLVGTFFVVSGIATLAQSTIGNRYPIVQGGTFSMLGPALAIIGVLAASNASPTVMMRELQGAIIVAGVAEVFIGYLGIFGRLKRFIGPIVIAVVIALIGLALISVPQIISASQNWYLAGLTLVLIVLFSQYLDSYSRVFKLFPVLLGLGGAYLLAVALSVAGVANLVDLSVVANAPLVRPIVPFQWGMPLFTGSFVVGMFAGMLASAIESFGDYHSVARMAGAGAPNSRRVNHGLGMEGLGNMFAGIMGTGNGSTSYTENIGAIGITGVASRYVVQVGAVVMIVVGYVGAFGALVTTIPNPIVGGLFLAMFAQIVGVGLSQLQHVDLNQNRNVFVLGFGLFAGLSIPQYISNVQSSEMTLEAGFSSVPVLGAVLGIPEVAQTIGIIMGTPIAVGGIAAFILDNTIPGTRDERGLTAWEEITEDDDAFVPFHERLLGDDTTERDIAGD, encoded by the coding sequence ATGAGCGACGCGGCCGGCGAAGGAGCGCACGGGAGCAGCAGTTCGAGCATGGTCGAGTACGGCATCGACGACAAGCCCCCGCTCGGACAGTCGGTCCTCCTCGGCGTCCAGCACTGGCTGACGATGGTCGGGTCGACCATCGCCATCCCGCTCGTACTCGCGGGGGCAGTCGGCTTCGACCCCGCGAACACGGCCCAACTCGTCGGGACGTTCTTCGTCGTCTCCGGCATCGCGACGCTGGCGCAGTCGACCATCGGAAACCGCTATCCCATCGTCCAGGGCGGGACGTTCTCGATGCTCGGCCCCGCGCTCGCCATCATCGGCGTCCTCGCGGCGAGCAACGCCTCACCGACGGTGATGATGCGTGAACTCCAGGGGGCGATAATCGTCGCCGGGGTCGCCGAGGTGTTCATCGGTTATCTCGGCATCTTCGGGCGGCTGAAGCGGTTCATCGGCCCGATCGTCATCGCCGTCGTCATCGCACTCATCGGCCTCGCGCTCATCAGCGTCCCACAGATCATCAGCGCCTCGCAGAACTGGTACCTCGCCGGGCTCACGCTCGTGCTCATCGTCCTGTTCTCACAGTACCTCGACAGCTACTCGCGGGTGTTCAAGCTCTTCCCCGTGCTGTTGGGTCTCGGCGGCGCGTATCTCCTGGCGGTCGCTCTCTCGGTGGCGGGCGTCGCCAACCTCGTCGACCTGAGCGTGGTCGCGAACGCGCCGCTCGTCCGGCCCATCGTTCCCTTCCAGTGGGGGATGCCGCTGTTCACCGGCTCGTTCGTCGTCGGCATGTTCGCCGGCATGCTCGCCTCGGCCATCGAGAGCTTCGGCGACTACCACTCCGTCGCCCGGATGGCCGGTGCGGGCGCGCCCAACTCCCGCCGGGTCAACCACGGCCTCGGCATGGAGGGTCTCGGAAACATGTTCGCGGGCATCATGGGAACCGGTAACGGCTCCACCTCGTACACCGAGAACATCGGTGCCATCGGCATCACCGGCGTCGCCTCCCGATACGTCGTCCAGGTCGGTGCCGTCGTGATGATCGTCGTCGGCTACGTCGGCGCGTTCGGCGCGCTCGTGACGACCATCCCGAACCCCATCGTCGGCGGCCTGTTCCTGGCGATGTTCGCACAGATCGTCGGCGTCGGCCTCTCACAGCTCCAGCACGTGGACCTCAACCAGAACCGCAACGTGTTCGTCCTCGGCTTCGGGCTGTTCGCCGGCCTCTCCATCCCGCAGTACATCTCGAACGTCCAGAGCTCCGAGATGACGCTCGAAGCCGGGTTCTCGTCGGTGCCCGTCCTCGGTGCTGTCCTCGGTATCCCGGAGGTCGCTCAGACCATCGGCATCATCATGGGGACGCCCATCGCCGTCGGCGGTATCGCGGCGTTCATCCTCGACAACACTATTCCGGGGACCCGTGACGAGCGCGGCCTGACCGCCTGGGAGGAGATCACCGAGGACGACGACGCGTTCGTCCCGTTCCACGAGCGACTCCTCGGCGACGACACGACCGAGAGAGACATCGCCGGCGACTGA
- a CDS encoding dihydroorotase, translated as MTAEAADLRVTNARVVTPSGTIDGGVAAKDGKIVAVGTEANLPDAEEEIDAEGNYLVPGFIDPHVHWGLSRYEFDYHEGLAHDFETETRGAVHGGVTSVVNFLLQPDPYLPDMDFFRSVGAENSYIDFAYHAIVHQDHHVEEIEELAEEGIRSFKVFFNWYKHASPELGIDHSDAGRTYRVLDKVSEMPHGIVMFHAENEDLAYELRQDLMEEGRNDLEAWTEASPNVAEAMQIEQIAMLTEFTDSRSYIVHMSTGEGVDICERYQEKGVNVHAETLPAFLSHTKHDTELGTWGKISPPLRGEASKKRLWEGIRTGVVDYVGTDHCPHKVEFKEKGEGKHGDMWDAIPGDNNGIEYLLPVMMSEGVNKNRISMERCVEVCSTNNAKRWGLYPRKGALAEGSDADMVIVDLDKSAVVDDDFYHTMEPGYSTFHGQELTGLPTHTIVGGEVVVEDGELLVEKGGRDYLPRYDEGVPSS; from the coding sequence ATGACAGCCGAGGCTGCGGACTTACGAGTCACGAACGCGCGGGTCGTCACCCCGAGCGGAACCATCGACGGCGGCGTCGCCGCCAAGGACGGGAAGATCGTCGCGGTCGGGACGGAGGCGAACCTCCCCGACGCGGAGGAGGAGATCGACGCCGAGGGGAACTACCTCGTGCCGGGCTTCATCGACCCCCACGTCCACTGGGGACTCTCCCGGTACGAGTTCGACTACCACGAGGGCCTCGCCCACGACTTCGAGACCGAAACACGGGGCGCTGTCCACGGCGGCGTCACGTCGGTCGTGAACTTCCTGCTCCAACCCGACCCTTATCTCCCCGACATGGACTTCTTCCGGTCCGTCGGGGCCGAAAACTCCTACATCGACTTCGCGTACCACGCCATCGTCCACCAGGACCACCACGTCGAAGAGATCGAGGAACTCGCCGAGGAGGGTATCCGCTCGTTCAAGGTGTTCTTCAACTGGTACAAACACGCCTCTCCCGAGTTAGGAATCGACCACTCCGACGCCGGGCGAACCTATCGGGTGCTCGACAAAGTGTCCGAGATGCCCCACGGCATCGTGATGTTCCACGCCGAGAACGAGGACCTCGCGTACGAACTCCGCCAGGACCTGATGGAGGAGGGTCGCAACGACCTCGAAGCGTGGACCGAGGCCTCGCCCAACGTGGCCGAGGCGATGCAGATCGAACAGATCGCCATGCTCACGGAGTTCACCGACTCGCGGTCGTACATCGTCCACATGAGCACGGGCGAGGGCGTCGATATCTGCGAGCGCTACCAGGAGAAGGGTGTCAACGTCCACGCCGAGACGCTGCCCGCCTTCCTCTCGCACACGAAACACGACACCGAACTCGGAACGTGGGGGAAGATTTCGCCGCCGCTCAGGGGAGAGGCGTCGAAGAAGCGCCTCTGGGAGGGGATTCGAACCGGCGTGGTCGACTACGTCGGCACCGACCACTGCCCGCACAAGGTCGAGTTCAAGGAGAAGGGGGAAGGGAAACACGGCGACATGTGGGACGCCATCCCCGGCGACAACAACGGTATCGAGTACCTCCTGCCGGTGATGATGTCCGAAGGGGTGAACAAGAACCGCATCTCGATGGAGCGCTGCGTGGAGGTGTGCTCGACGAACAACGCCAAGCGGTGGGGCCTCTACCCGCGAAAGGGCGCCCTCGCCGAGGGATCCGACGCCGACATGGTCATCGTCGACCTCGACAAGTCCGCAGTGGTCGACGACGACTTCTACCACACGATGGAACCCGGGTACTCGACGTTCCACGGCCAGGAACTGACGGGTCTCCCGACCCACACCATCGTCGGCGGCGAAGTGGTCGTCGAGGACGGCGAACTCCTCGTCGAGAAGGGCGGCCGCGACTACCTGCCCCGGTACGACGAGGGCGTGCCGAGTAGCTAA